A region of the Dasypus novemcinctus isolate mDasNov1 chromosome X, mDasNov1.1.hap2, whole genome shotgun sequence genome:
gactaccagacCAATGGCTccatctctttccctggggctccagcttaaggcttcagcatcaaattccagcatcaaaactccaacgtcagaaaccctcaactctgctctttgccatgcattttatctgtgagtccccactgaccaaggggtggagactcaatgtcccaatgatgtggcccaactaaagccctaatcataactcaatcatgcccaggtacagatcagattacaagcataatgcaatatttctttttggaattcatcaattatatcaaactgctacagaaagaaaagacaaagcaATGATAGAAGAAAATTTCCAGAACTAAAGAAAGATATGAGTTCTCAGATTTAAAATGCCCATCAAGTTTCACTTAGGATGTATATATAAAGATCCATATCCAGACACACTGTGGTAAAATTTCAgaacaatggggaaaaaaatcctcaCAGCTTCCAGATTATAAAACATATTGTCCTAAGGGAACAAGAATCAATGATGTATatttacatactttaaaaaaattaaataatctcTGATGCAGACCCCAGTCGTTGCTGTCAAAATGGGCAAGTTTATGAAACCCAGAAAGGTGGTATGGGTTCTGGCCAGACACTACTCTGGAGGCAAAGCCATTATCATGAAGAAAATTGATAAAGGCACCTCAGACTTCCCCTATAGCTATACTCTGATGGCTGGAATTGACTGCTACTCCCACACAGTAACAGCTGCCATGGGCAAGAAGAAAATCATCAAGAGGACAAAGATCAAGTGTATAACTACAATCATTTCATGCCCACAAGGTACTCCGTGGATAGTTCCT
Encoded here:
- the LOC101420223 gene encoding large ribosomal subunit protein eL27-like, yielding MGKFMKPRKVVWVLARHYSGGKAIIMKKIDKGTSDFPYSYTLMAGIDCYSHTVTAAMGKKKIIKRTKIKCITTIISCPQGTPWIVPWTKPLSTWLSSETWLLNTQCEAKVNFEDIEGRQKQVVFQRL